The DNA window CAAATGCTTTTGCAGCAGCTCTTCGCGCTTCCTTGTCCAACTGGAAGGCAAAGGTATTATTAGAAACTTAATTCCAGTACttcatttaaaaaaagaaaaaaactcaGGAGTCAGGTACTCGAGTATTCTTACATAATTTACAAACAACTATGTGCATCTTTGTTTGATCTCCACTCCAGTCATTAGTGGATGGCAATTACCGAACTTGCAGTTTGCCACTAACAGATGGCATAAACCCAACATTCAATATTGCTGAAGTTTAGTGAAGTTTATGTCCAGTTTTCTGATGATGCAATAAGTTAACGAATGAGCTATAAGGCACTGAAACATGGTTTTGGCTTTGTTGAATAAAGACGGTCATCCTCTAGTGATTAATTGAGAAATTCACAGCCCATTACCTCTTTAACTTAATTGTGGATTCTAAAGTATAACAGTTTCAAAGATCATAGAATTAATACTTTACTGCATATTGTCACATTATTGGTAATTATCCAGTGTTGATGTTTGTCCTAGGAGTAGGGACGATGCATAAATTGTGTTCAGCATACATAGTATGAAAAATCCCGAAACTCAGAATACAAGCTTCAGTGGTTGACTTGTACACTATCATTATGCAGGGGAAAAAAGGAATATGGCTCAAACTATTCCATGAGCAGTCCGATCTTGTTCCAATAGCTATTCAGGTTGCTGTTTGGCATATGCTTCTGATTTCATTACTGCTATCTCTTATTATCAATACTGACAATTGTATGCCTCGGGTGAATTTTATTCTGACATAACTTCAATTTGCAGGAAGGTTTTGATTACCACCATGCTGAACCTGGTTACATAATGCTAACTTACTGGATCCCTGACGAGCCATGCATGCTCCCAACAAGCCCTTCACATCAAATAGGCATTGCAGGATTTGTGATTAACGATAACAGAGAGGTACACATTCTGGGGTCATGAGTTGGGGGTCGTCTAGGGAGGGATTTCCTGTGGGGGTCGTCATGCCAATTGATTCTGCTTTCTGAATTATCAGCACATCTTTTTAATTAGGTAATTCGCTCTACAATTGTAATGATTatagcattttttttcattagaTCCTCGTGGTTAAAGAGAAAAGCTCCTGTAGTTGCGTGGGACTATGGAAGCTGCCCACTGGCTATATAAATAAGGTATATTCTCTGATTCCTTTCTCCCGTCTCTCCAACAATGCTCAGTTCTTCTTTCGGCAAAGGAATCACTCATCCGGTTTCCTTTATCCATTTCAGTCTGAAGAAATATTCTCTGGTGCTACAAGAGAAGTGAAAGAAGAAACTGGAGTAAGAACCTTCACCAATATTTACTATTCACTCTCGACTGCTGCAATCAAATTGGATACTAATGTTTTCCAATACTTTCTCCTGACCAGTGAAATGCTTCCGTTCTCATTCGCAGGTTGATACAATGTTCCTTGAAATGGTGGCGTTTAGGTTAGTGCTTTAAGCAAATGTCATCTTACCAGTACCATTACATTACACTTCTCTTCTACTCGGATTTTCTGGAGGCTTATGGTTTCTAAACGTCAACCCGGCAGACACGTCCACCGCGTGGCTTTTGAGAAGTCCGACTTGCTCTTCGCGTGCATGCTTAAGCCATTGTCCTCAGAGATCACAATAGACGAAAAGGAGATTCAGGACGCAAAGGTGAACATCTTTTGTCGATTTCAAACCAAACAAGTTGTACAAATTAAGTTAACGATCGAGTTGCATGGTCGATTGACTTGATTGGTCTGTTTGCATGGTTTGGATCCCATGGCCATGTTTTTTCTTATATTGCAGTGGATAACTCCTGAAGAACTCTTAGCCCAACGCTTTTACGCAGAAGACGAGATGTCAAGAAAGGTCATCGAGATATGCATGGCAACTTATGAAAATCGCTACAGGGGATTTACAGCACATCAGCTCATCTCCAAATTTGATGGAAAACTGTCTGTCTTGTACTACAATAACTCGAACGTGATCTGAAACCAGTTTCCCAGCATATTTGATCATCCAATGGAAGCTTTATGCACCTGCGAAGATGAGCACATAGGTTGCTCAACTTTCTTAATTATCAGAATTTTGTGTTCTTCGTTTACAACAATTAAGATTCCTAAGCACATGATTATGGCAGCTGGGGACTGCCTTGCTTCGACCGTAGAGCGGAAATTTAAAGCGAGCTGAGAAAGAAATACCAGTAACGAATTCGATACCGTGTTCCAAGCAAAGGAGGCCAGCCTGCTTTTGTACTTGCTAAAcactctgtctctctctctttgcAGCAAAATCTTGTCCAATCATGATGGAGAATAGCTAATATAATTGCACGAATACTGTCTTTTggtgaaggaaaaaaaaactgctaaggaataaagaaataaaaagctaaCAAACCAGAGCAGTCGAGTTGGTACGACGCGTTTTAATTATTTGTTCGAGTCATCAAGAAAGTAAGTGAGGAATCACgactaatttttttaaaataaataaataaataaaataaagggtTCTTTGGCATTAGTGAGTTTCGTATGCATGCTATTAACAAGATAAGTAAAAgcttatatacatacatacctTTCACTAGATTGTGACTCCATCTTTTTATATAGTCATTGTCTTCATTAAAAAATGGCGTCCAGCTAATTATGACCGAGGAGTCAAGGACTACGTGATTTGCTTTCAAGTCTGCTAATCAAATGTCGGAAAAGTATACACGGACATACATGCATTATGTTTGAAAACTGGAAAAGTGTTGCTCATATAaagaaatatataaaaaaaaaaaaacatacgaTAATTGACCAagttttacttttttcattctaGCTAGGAAGCAAGTTCAATGGACAACAACCCTTTCCTCCCAACATGAGAATATTAGTAGCAGAAAAACAATACTATGCTCTGAACAATTTCCTTTTTAGTTATTTATTGTTTTTGGAGATTTATTTCCATTTAGCAAGAAGCA is part of the Coffea eugenioides isolate CCC68of chromosome 6, Ceug_1.0, whole genome shotgun sequence genome and encodes:
- the LOC113774937 gene encoding nudix hydrolase 8-like, giving the protein MAAQAAICQWPVFSGQHFQETQGIAHTRDSNAIDLFSSLSWTCIPSKSKTQKAKLCSSPMPKKGGIHVFSSNTLSPSMPAELLDAWDDDYNGIVIDSASLPSSANAFAAALRASLSNWKAKGKKGIWLKLFHEQSDLVPIAIQEGFDYHHAEPGYIMLTYWIPDEPCMLPTSPSHQIGIAGFVINDNREILVVKEKSSCSCVGLWKLPTGYINKSEEIFSGATREVKEETGVDTMFLEMVAFRHVHRVAFEKSDLLFACMLKPLSSEITIDEKEIQDAKWITPEELLAQRFYAEDEMSRKVIEICMATYENRYRGFTAHQLISKFDGKLSVLYYNNSNVI